One Methanothrix sp. DNA window includes the following coding sequences:
- a CDS encoding YgiQ family radical SAM protein translates to MVEQPVYLPISRRELKELGIDQLDVILVTGDAYVDHPSFGAALIGRVLWDAGFTVGIIPQPDWRRADDFRRLGEPRLFFGVTAGNVDSMVNAFTPSLKRRSSDVYSPGGEIRRPDRATLVYADRLHSIFPGRPVVIGGIEASLRRFAHYDYWSDSVRRSILADAPADLLIFGMGELAVVEIASRLNSGEKIDEIRDVRGTVFKMSVREWKSSGHEEYTVIPSFDEVSSDKRKYAEAFRLHYMEQDPFRGRAVVQPHPKTVVVQNPPARPLTTDELDRIYELPYARREHPSYRKPVPALESVRFSITSHRGCFGSCSFCALTHHQGRIVQSRSIESIIREARRLVEMPGFRGVIQDVGGPTADMYGMVCALWSKGGCGRICTPECENIEISHRRYLELLRRLREIPGVRHVFVSSGIRHDLVVRDEKYGEIFLEELCREHISGHLKIAPEHISESVTRCMRKPSVEVLDAFMERFHRMVRRSGKEEYVLPYLMSGHPGCTVKDMIELAEYMRDNHIRVEQVQDFTPTPMTVSTTMYHTGLDPFTMEPVHVPRGREKRIQRAMLQYWLPGNRRLVREGLISAGRSDLIGDGPMCLIPSSP, encoded by the coding sequence ATGGTGGAGCAGCCGGTGTACCTGCCGATCTCCAGGAGAGAGCTGAAGGAGCTCGGCATAGATCAGCTCGATGTGATTTTGGTCACAGGCGATGCATACGTGGATCACCCATCTTTCGGAGCGGCTCTCATCGGCAGGGTTCTCTGGGACGCTGGATTCACTGTGGGAATCATACCGCAGCCTGACTGGAGGAGGGCGGATGATTTCAGGCGCCTCGGCGAGCCCAGGCTCTTCTTCGGAGTGACTGCTGGAAACGTCGACTCGATGGTCAATGCCTTCACACCGAGTCTCAAGAGAAGAAGCAGTGATGTGTACTCTCCAGGGGGAGAGATCAGGAGGCCGGATCGAGCGACTCTGGTCTATGCTGACAGGCTCCACTCGATATTTCCGGGAAGGCCCGTGGTGATAGGCGGCATCGAGGCCAGCCTCCGGAGGTTTGCGCATTACGACTACTGGTCAGACTCTGTGAGGAGATCCATCCTTGCAGACGCTCCCGCAGATCTCCTCATCTTCGGTATGGGCGAGCTGGCAGTGGTTGAGATAGCATCCAGGCTGAATAGCGGGGAGAAGATCGACGAGATCAGGGACGTCAGGGGCACGGTCTTCAAGATGAGCGTCAGGGAGTGGAAGAGCTCGGGGCATGAGGAGTACACGGTTATACCTTCATTCGATGAGGTATCCTCGGACAAAAGAAAGTACGCAGAGGCGTTCAGGCTGCACTACATGGAGCAGGACCCGTTCAGGGGCAGAGCTGTTGTGCAGCCCCACCCGAAGACGGTCGTAGTCCAGAATCCTCCTGCAAGACCGTTAACAACAGATGAGCTAGACAGGATATATGAGCTGCCATACGCCAGAAGGGAGCATCCATCCTACAGAAAACCCGTGCCAGCGCTGGAGAGCGTCAGGTTCTCCATAACAAGCCACAGAGGATGCTTCGGGTCCTGCAGCTTCTGCGCGCTGACACACCATCAGGGGCGCATCGTGCAGTCCAGGAGCATCGAATCCATAATAAGAGAGGCGAGGAGGCTCGTTGAGATGCCCGGATTCAGGGGGGTGATACAGGATGTTGGAGGGCCGACTGCTGACATGTACGGCATGGTCTGTGCATTATGGAGTAAGGGCGGCTGTGGAAGGATCTGCACGCCGGAGTGCGAGAACATCGAGATCTCCCACAGAAGATACCTGGAGCTGCTGCGAAGGCTGAGGGAGATACCCGGCGTCAGGCATGTCTTCGTAAGCTCTGGAATACGCCACGATCTCGTGGTGAGAGATGAAAAGTATGGGGAGATCTTTCTGGAGGAGCTCTGCCGCGAGCACATATCCGGCCATCTCAAGATCGCGCCTGAGCACATCTCGGAGAGCGTGACGAGATGCATGCGCAAGCCGTCCGTGGAGGTCCTGGATGCGTTCATGGAGCGGTTCCATAGGATGGTGAGAAGATCCGGGAAGGAGGAGTACGTTCTGCCGTACCTGATGTCAGGCCATCCAGGGTGCACTGTTAAGGACATGATAGAGCTGGCTGAGTACATGCGAGATAATCACATAAGAGTCGAGCAGGTGCAGGATTTCACCCCCACGCCGATGACGGTATCCACAACAATGTACCACACAGGTCTCGATCCCTTCACCATGGAGCCTGTTCATGTTCCCAGGGGCAGGGAGAAGAGGATCCAGAGGGCCATGCTCCAGTACTGGCTTCCAGGGAAT